The following proteins come from a genomic window of Aequorivita marisscotiae:
- a CDS encoding DUF4835 family protein translates to MRKILLFLLCAIAVFSAQAQELNCTVSIDAEQTGQPNLQIFRTLETQLREFVNNTKWTDKEYKNQERIDCNMTLVVSQYDGDSFTGTLQIQSSRPVFQSTYDTPVYNYFDRQVKFNYKEFEPLSFNINSFDSNLVSVIAYHVYTVIGLDADTFTLNGGAPYFEIAKQITNTAASSNYQGWRATDGNQSRYRYNDALLSSVYKEFHDVMYQYHREGMDIMAADQKAAKQTIAEAINNLKGINDRRPNSFLVRTFFDAKSDEIQAIFSGGPQVDITKLTENLNRLAPTKRSNWAEIKF, encoded by the coding sequence ATGCGTAAAATTTTACTTTTCTTACTATGTGCTATCGCTGTGTTTTCTGCACAGGCCCAAGAACTTAATTGCACCGTTTCTATTGATGCCGAACAAACCGGACAACCAAATTTGCAAATTTTCCGAACCTTGGAAACCCAGTTGCGAGAGTTTGTTAACAATACTAAATGGACCGATAAAGAATACAAAAACCAAGAACGTATAGATTGTAATATGACGTTGGTCGTTAGTCAATACGATGGCGATTCTTTTACCGGTACATTGCAAATTCAGTCTTCACGGCCCGTTTTTCAATCTACTTACGACACTCCGGTTTATAATTATTTTGATAGGCAGGTAAAATTTAACTATAAAGAATTTGAACCCCTCTCTTTTAATATAAATAGTTTTGATTCTAACCTTGTTTCGGTAATTGCATATCATGTTTATACCGTTATAGGTTTAGATGCCGATACCTTTACATTAAATGGCGGAGCTCCTTATTTTGAAATTGCAAAACAGATAACAAATACAGCCGCTTCTAGCAATTACCAAGGTTGGAGAGCCACGGATGGCAATCAATCTAGATATCGTTACAACGATGCTTTATTGTCTTCGGTTTACAAGGAATTCCACGATGTAATGTATCAATATCACCGCGAGGGAATGGATATTATGGCTGCAGATCAAAAAGCTGCAAAACAAACAATTGCCGAAGCTATAAACAATCTTAAAGGAATTAATGACCGTCGTCCAAACTCTTTTTTAGTACGTACTTTTTTTGATGCCAAAAGCGATGAAATACAGGCTATCTTTAGTGGCGGCCCGCAGGTTGATATTACAAAACTTACAGAAAACCTAAATAGATTGGCACCTACAAAACGAAGCAATTGGGCCGAAATTAAATTTTAG